From one Humulus lupulus chromosome 8, drHumLupu1.1, whole genome shotgun sequence genomic stretch:
- the LOC133794172 gene encoding WAT1-related protein At2g39510-like produces the protein MSTSTAKSSSKMLKEATPYAALILQQFGYAGMNIISKFVINKGISQHVLVVYRHALAAMVIAPFAIVLERKTRPKMTSAIFAKIVLLGLLEPVMDQNLYYTGMKFTTATFATAMINVVPVFVFIMAWSLRLEKVSIRKPHSQAKILGTIVTFGGALLMAMVNGPVLNLPWTKQDSHQYHEAINATNDHISITGALMIMGACACWASFVILQAITLKTYPAELSLTSLTCLTGAIQGTFVALGIEWGKPSAWSLNSKYMILAALYGGTFRSGLGYYIQVLVIKLKGPVLVTAFNPVGLVIVAIMSSFILSEQMYLGRVIGAVVIIIGLNMVLWGKSKDKPYQAGPIEQVLAPTTYEHKTNENVSFNEATKAQNYLQELVSIEVKDHPKTNLSELGTKI, from the exons ATGTCCACTTCTACAGCTAAGTCCTCGTCTAAAATGCTTAAAGAAGCAACCCCATATGCTGCTCTCATTCTGCAACAATTTGGTTATGCAGGAATGAACATTATCTCTAAGTTTGTTATAAACAAAGGGATAAGCCAACACGTATTGGTCGTTTACCGGCATGCTCTTGCTGCTATGGTTATTGCACCTTTTGCCATTGTGCTCGAGAG GAAAACGAGGCCCAAGATGACTTCAGCTATATTTGCTAAGATTGTGTTGCTGGGATTATTGGA GCCTGTAATGGACCAAAATTTGTACTACACTGGAATGAAGTTCACAACTGCAACTTTTGCTACTGCCATGATTAATGTTGTTCCTGTATTTGTATTTATCATGGCGTGGAGTCTAAG GCTTGAGAAGGTTAGTATTCGAAAACCTCATAGCCAAGCAAAGATATTGGGAACCATAGTAACCTTCGGAGGCGCATTGTTAATGGCCATGGTTAATGGACCTGTGTTGAATTTGCCGTGGACAAAACAAGATAGCCATCAATATCATGAAGCTATAAATGCTACAAATGATCACATATCTATTACAGGTGCTCTAATGATAATGGGAGCATGTGCATGTTGGGCTAGTTTCGTCATTTTACAA GCAATCACACTGAAAACATACCCTGCTGAGCTCTCCCTAACATCTCTTACATGTTTAACTGGTGCAATCCAGGGCACGTTTGTGGCCTTAGGAATTGAGTGGGGCAAACCTTCAGCTTGGTCTTTAAACTCTAAGTACATGATATTAGCTGCTCTTTATGGA GGAACATTTCGCTCGGGGCTTGGTTATTATATTCAAGTTTTAGTCATCAAGTTAAAAGGACCTGTTCTTGTGACTGCTTTTAATCCTGTAGGCTTGGTTATTGTTGCAATAATGAGTTCTTTCATTTTGTCGGAGCAAATGTACTTGGGCAG AGTTATTGGAGCTGTTGTCATCATAATCGGACTTAACATGGTTTTGTGGGGTAAGAGCAAGGACAAGCCTTACCAGGCGGGACCAATCGAACAAGTTTTAGCACCTACAACATATGAACACAAGACCAACGAAAATGTCTCTTTCAATGAAGCAACAAAGGCTCAAAATTATCTTCAAGAGCTTGTATCCATTGAAGTGAAAGACCATCCAAAGACTAATCTGTCTGAATTAGGAACCAAAATATAG
- the LOC133796056 gene encoding uncharacterized protein LOC133796056, producing MTLKLMLQHLLLTLVIQMAGMPIPELQIMLLLVWKTWIPQLHTMGLELLQLAMFYKTCCFVKDKQMGTVLLKGKTKGGLYLLGDVVDDKGPTLQCNLATINSFVSGSCTFTTVDKVTSNYCIDLQSNNKELDTSFSRYTWIFPLMLKTQAIDVIIKFKGLVEKPFGLPIKGVQADWGVNIGLLLVS from the exons ATGACCCTCAAGCTCATGTTACAACATCTGTTGCTGACTTTGGTGATCCAAATGGCTGGTATGCCAATTCCGGAGCTACAAATCATGTTGCTTTTGGTATGGAAAACTTGGATTCCGCAGCTCCATACAATGGGTCTGGAGCTCTTGCAGTTGGCAATG TTTTACAAAACATGCTGCTTTGTTAAGGACAAACAAATGGGGACTGTATTGCTCAAAGGGAAGACTAAAGGAGGACTCTACTTGCTTGGTGATGTTGTTGATGACAAAGGGCCAACACTTCAGTGCAATCTAGCTACTATAAATAGTTTTGTTTCTGGTTCTTGTACTTTTACTACTGTCGATAAAGTGACATCAAACTATTGTATTGATTTGCAAAGTAATAATAAAGAGTTAGATACTTCTTTTTC CCGTTATACTTGGATTTTTCCATTGATGTTGAAGACTCAAGCTATTGATGTCATTATCAAATTTAAAGGCCTTGTGGAAAAACCATTTGGATTGCCTATAAAAGGTGTTCAAGCAGATTGGGGTGTTAATATAGGCCTTTTGCTTGTTTCTTGA